In one Hippocampus zosterae strain Florida chromosome 10, ASM2543408v3, whole genome shotgun sequence genomic region, the following are encoded:
- the slc46a1 gene encoding proton-coupled folate transporter, which produces MYEPDTTAILPGDEEVKAYGSNFSLGHEEDTEPPPPTSRPTGPPFACPLAVSVEPVMFLSVFAVVLQAPLITQYLWDRISEDLGYNASKSSECGNSSAGPNALHKEVETLTAHWNLYITLAGFSVGLLVVPLLGSWSDSAGRRPVLIIPNLGLAMQIVVYLVVMYLKLPLAYFLVGRLLSGLSGDFNAILAACFAYVADTTDRKARTFRVAVLEACIGLSGMFASIIGGHWRRMQGYINPFWLVLATSLASALYAFLFVPESVEKDPNAKLITIRHHKAVWHIFSNGPSEGGGRFPRCKLWLYMLCFFLVVSVHIGSRELYVLYELSPPLCWGSTFIGYGSAALHLCYLSSLLGLKVMLRWLEDSWVAVISLVSNIAGLLVFSVADSTLLMFTGYGLLFFFVAVTPVLRSKLSMLVSQSEQGALFSSVACVESLCYLVGSGVFNSVYPATLHFMKGFTFLFAAIVLLIPAGIIGSLRCLEMNERGVSTTS; this is translated from the exons ATGTACGAGCCGGACACGACTGCGATCCTTCCCGGCGACGAGGAAGTGAAAGCCTACGGCTCAAACTTCTCGCTCGGACATGAGGAGGACACCGAGCCACCGCCGCCAACGTCTCGGCCCACGGGACCGCCGTTTGCGTGCCCGCTTGCGGTGTCCGTGGAGCCCGTCATGTTCCTGTCCGTGTTTGCGGTGGTTCTCCAAGCACCGCTAATCACGCAGTATCTGTGGGACCGAATTAGTGAGGACCTCGGCTACAATGCTTCCAAGAGTTCGGAGTGCGGCAACAGCTCCGCGGGGCCAAATGCTCTTCATAAG GAGGTGGAAACCCTGACAGCACACTGGAACCTCTACATCACCCTTGCGGGATTTTCTGTCGGCTTGCTGGTGGTGCCCCTCCTGGGCTCGTGGAGCGACTCTGCAGGCCGCAGGCCAGTCCTCATCATCCCCAACCTAGGCCTGGCCATGCAGATTGTGGTCTACCTGGTGGTGATGTACCTCAAGCTGCCCCTGGCCTACTTCCTTGTGGGCCGGCTGCTCAGTGGACTTTCGGGAGATTTCAATGCTATACTGGCTGCCTGCTTTGCATATGTGGCCGACACGACTGACAGAAAAGCCCGCACTTTCAGAGTGGCCGTCTTAGAGGCTTGTATCGGCCTCTCAGGGATGTTTGCCAGCATTATTGGAGGTCACTGGAGGCGGAtgcaagg CTACATCAACCCCTTCTGGTTGGTCCTGGCGACAAGCCTGGCGTCGGCTCTGTATGCTTTTCTGTTCGTCCCCGAGTCTGTCGAGAAAGACCCCAACGCCAAGCTTATCACCATTCGCCACCACAAAGCCGTGTGGCACATTTTCTCCAACGGTCCTAGCGAGGGTGGCGGAAGGTTCCCGAGATGCAAGCTGTGGCTCTACATGCTCTGCTTCTTCCTGGTGGTGAGCGTCCACATCGGGAGCCGTGAGCTGTACGTTCTGTACGAGCTGAGCCCGCCGCTGTGCTGGGGATCGACGTTCATCGGCTACGGCTCGGCAGCTTTGCACTTGTGCTACCTGTCCAGCCTGCTGGGATTGAAAGTCATGCTGCGCTGGTTGGAGGACTCATGGGTGGCCGTCATTAGTCTGGTCTCCAACATCGCTGGGCTGCTGGTTTTCTCTGTGGCGGACAGCACTCTGCTCATGTTCACAG GTTATggtttgttgttcttctttgtgGCTGTTACACCTGTGCTCAGGTCCAAGCTGTCCATGCTGGTGAGCCAGTCCGAACAAG GTGCCCTCTTTTCCTCTGTGGCCTGCGTGGAGAGCTTGTGTTACCTCGTGGGCAGTGGCGTTTTCAACTCCGTCTATCCCGCCACATTGCACTTCATGAAGGGCTTCACCTTCCTCTTTGCTGCTATCGTCCTCCTCATCCCTGCCGGAATAATTGG GAGCTTGCGTTGTTTAGAGATGAACGAACGCGGCGTCTCCACAACTTCGTGA